The Porites lutea chromosome 7, jaPorLute2.1, whole genome shotgun sequence genome includes the window TTCACGTTCAAATTATTTGTTTCGTTTCCTTTTTATCAGCGTGTACAGCTTTTCAACTCTTACGCAAACTGGGTGATGTGCAAGGCCGGATTCATGGTACTTGATGTGTACCCGGTTTCGAGCTCCTACCCAGGAGGGACCCTGGATGGCGTACACTACAGGGACACAGTATTTAATCCAGCGGCTGATGCGATAGAGAGATACTTTCAGACTTAAGCTAGGGGCCCTTCTCAAGGTAGCAAAGTTCCACAGCAAAAAGGTGAAATAACAGAGAACTTCAATGAGTCGATTGTTTCAAGCAGTTGTGTCATGGCGGAGAGAAATCCCAGGCAGTTCATAAGTTGGCGCGGAGTCCGATCAGCAACGGAAGAAACGCAAGAAATTCCAACACATAATATATGGAAAAAACATGTTCCCTTTTCCTACTATTTTCTAGTAAATAGAGTTACAGGGAGAGTAGTCAGGGGATTTTTAAAAAGAGCAGCAAAAAACTATGTGTATGTAATTTTTCTGACGTATCTTAAAACTACCGTAAGCCCGGTTCTAAGATTTCCAAATCAAATGCGAACAAATTCAAAATGAGCTGAACCACACGCCACGAAAAATACTTGCTTGACAGCGGTATACAACAGGTTACTTTTGCTTTAAACATTCCCGTTGATCTTCTTCATTCTAGACATTTTCGACTCAAAAAGGTTGGTTTTGTGACGTATTAAGGAATTTGTTTCCGAAAGGTTCAACACTTTCACGGTTTTTGACATAATTCTCACTGAAAAGAAGACACTCATCATTGAGAGTCAAATAAACGAGTTTCTTCAGTTTTTATGTTAACCTAGCACTGCACCTCGATAAAACCTtttgactgaaaaaaacaatgtcaccatcattctttttttcaagcattTCAAACTTTTAAGATAAAAATCAACAGGATTTCCCAACATCAACCAACTAACCAAAGAAGtgctacaaaagaaaaaactttacgCGCGAAAGCCTTAAAACACAAACCAAAAGATACCCAATAAAACATTGCAATTTAAAAGAGTAATAGACTTTTCTAGGAAACAGCCTTTAGATCTGATTTCCGATTCGACGGTGCTTTTTAGATAGGGCTCTTCTTCGCTTGTCAGTTGGTCGGGGTAGCGTTGCAACAAATCAAGAACTACTCCATTGGTCCAGCCAAAGCCAACCTGGATCGTAtactcaccccctccccctggggCACCATGCACGCTAACATTGTACTTCTCGAACATGTGTCCCGTCGTGGCCCAAGCCTTGTAGGTTGTAGTAATCCATTTCTGGGCGAAATTAAAGGCTTCCTGCCTTACTTCTTTACTGGTAGACTGAGCAAGACCGGCTATCAGCATATGCTGCAGCGGGGGCCACGCATTTGGGAAATCCCACTGCTGTCCGGAGGCGAAAAGGGAAGTCGGAAATCCCCCAGGGAAATTGAGAACCTGCACGCGCTTGAGTGTACGGAGTACATCTTTCTCTCGGGTCTCGTCTCCCTGGTGAACTCCAGCCCAAAGTGGTACAACACTTGCGGCGTAAAAATCTTCCTGCTTGCTTTTCAACTGACGATCGTAATCAAGCCATATCTTTCTTCTTTCATCCCAAAGAACAGCTTCAATGGCCACTCGACGAGCTTCTGCGTAATTTTCATACTCGTCTGCCTTTTGCTTACTACCCGCGAGGCGCGAGAATTTCTCTAGAAGCTTTTCGCAGTAGAATAGAACACTGTTCAAATCCGTTGGTAGTATCTGGCGTGTCCGCATGCTGCTCATTGATCCCTTCCCGGGACCCGTGCCGTTATACCATCGAGTTGAAAAATCCCACCCACTCTCAGCTGCAGACGCTATGTCTTGGTACAGAGTCGGTTTTTCAGCGTCTGATACTGTCTGAGCTGTGTGAACATCTTCATAGTAAGACTCCGGTCTTGGAGTATCCATATCAGCGGCGTAAATAGACAGGCTGTACTTTTTGCCTGGGGACATCTCTATTTCAACCGTGCGGAGTTGTCTCCAAAATTGGTATTCTTTCTCCAGATCATTTAGAACTGATTTAACGTAGTCGGTATCACCAGTGTGTTTAAGGTACAATTCTACGATAGGGATCAGAAAAGGAGGTTGGCTCCGATTCGTGTAATAAATTCGTCCACCGTTTGGGACAAAACCGTAAGTTTTCACCAAATGAATAAAGTTGTCAATCATTCCTTTGACCGTGTCCTTCATGCCGCATATTAGCAAACCCCGGACGACCCAGTACGAGTCCCAGTAGTAATACTCCCGAAACCTTCCTCCCGGGACTATAAATGGATTCGGAACCACAATAAGAGATGATCGTGCCGGATCTTTTCTTGCTTCATGGCTGATATTTCTTCCGAGTTTCTTCCACAGTCCATTAAGCTTTAAGGCGAAATTCCTCAGATTAGCGTCTTTTATTTGATCGATTAACATGGGATATTCCACCCAGTCTGGCGGGGACCATTCCTCCAGATCATGTCCTACGGGATGAAAATTTTCCGAAACAAATTTGATCACTTGCTCTCTTGTGAGGTTCGAAGGAAGAGCTTTGAAAGATTGCAACACAGCTTCCTCATCTTTCTGCAATCGCATGTCAACGAATGTTTTAGAATCGTTGAAAATGCGAGCCATTTGAACTTTTCGTAGAAGGTCACCCCGACAGAAGATCTTGTTACTGCACGCTGGTTTTTCAGATTCCacgcgatttagagcaaaaatgAGTTGCAGTAGGAAGAGCAAGCATTTGTATGTCTCCATCTTCTGTAAATCCTGGTCAGGGTCATACGAATCACGTGAGCCAGGAGATGAGTGATACGAAGCAAATCAAGCTCCGTCACGCGTTCCTTTTCCACGTTAGTTGGGAAGGATTGTGTGACGAGCTAAAAGAACGTCTGCCTGGTAGGTTAGGAGGAGAGCCAAGAAATTGTGAAAAAGTGCATGTACGTAAATTACCAGACCACATGCACAGCACCCATTCTGCTCGATGTGAATTGTCTAGAGGGTGAGGCTTTTTAGAAATGTCACGCTGTAACGCACTCTGCAAATTGAAGTAACCAAGTCAAACCGTAAAATTGATTGGATTTTGAGAGTCTTTTGATAGATTGTAAACACACAATGGTCACTGCAGTAATCGCCAGtcatttttctctttgctgGTGCACTTGACGATCTGTTATTTCCGGTTCCGCTTTCTCTGACGGTGCATGCGCAAATGTGTGTTATTGGTTCGTACTCGTGGCAATATGGCGGACGCTGAACGTAGCAGTGAAATTGCCGAAAATTCTCACGAGTTGACCATTACTGAAGAACAGAATACCTCTATCGAGGAAAACGAAAAACCAGAGAAAGAAGCTAAAGAAGAACCTTATAATTACGGGTATTCGTTACCGGAATATTACAAACTTTGCCTGCAGTATTACCACAAAGGTACGTGTCACTTCATCACGGTTTCAATTCTTTCCTGAAACTTTCAAATAGTTTTTACTTGTTCCTGCTGACTTGAGTTTTTCGTGGAGTATTTCCGCTACCTTTTCGTTACAGAAATTTATGATGACTTTGTCTGGTTAAAATTTCATCGCTTATAAACTTTCTGTTGGATTTGCATTGCAAGACCACAGATTTGATTATGTTTTATCTGTCACTCATTAGTATTATACAGTACTTCACCAAATCAGTTTAGGCTACTGGTAATTTCTTTTGGAATTCAAAGACAAGGTAGTATTTTGTGATATTGCATCTGAGAAATACA containing:
- the LOC140944062 gene encoding trehalase-like codes for the protein METYKCLLFLLQLIFALNRVESEKPACSNKIFCRGDLLRKVQMARIFNDSKTFVDMRLQKDEEAVLQSFKALPSNLTREQVIKFVSENFHPVGHDLEEWSPPDWVEYPMLIDQIKDANLRNFALKLNGLWKKLGRNISHEARKDPARSSLIVVPNPFIVPGGRFREYYYWDSYWVVRGLLICGMKDTVKGMIDNFIHLVKTYGFVPNGGRIYYTNRSQPPFLIPIVELYLKHTGDTDYVKSVLNDLEKEYQFWRQLRTVEIEMSPGKKYSLSIYAADMDTPRPESYYEDVHTAQTVSDAEKPTLYQDIASAAESGWDFSTRWYNGTGPGKGSMSSMRTRQILPTDLNSVLFYCEKLLEKFSRLAGSKQKADEYENYAEARRVAIEAVLWDERRKIWLDYDRQLKSKQEDFYAASVVPLWAGVHQGDETREKDVLRTLKRVQVLNFPGGFPTSLFASGQQWDFPNAWPPLQHMLIAGLAQSTSKEVRQEAFNFAQKWITTTYKAWATTGHMFEKYNVSVHGAPGGGGEYTIQVGFGWTNGVVLDLLQRYPDQLTSEEEPYLKSTVESEIRSKGCFLEKSITLLNCNVLLGIFWFVF